Proteins encoded together in one Streptomyces umbrinus window:
- a CDS encoding roadblock/LC7 domain-containing protein: protein MSQAAQNLNWLITNFVDNTPGVSHTVVVSADGLLLAMSEGFPRDRADQLAAVASGLTSLTAGASRIFEGGTVAQTVVEMERGFLFLMSVSDGSSLAVLSHPDCDIGLVGYEMALLVDRAGAVLTPDLRAELQGSLLH from the coding sequence ATGAGCCAGGCGGCACAGAACCTCAACTGGTTGATCACCAACTTCGTTGACAACACCCCCGGGGTGTCCCACACCGTCGTCGTTTCCGCCGACGGACTCCTTCTGGCGATGTCCGAGGGCTTTCCGCGCGACCGCGCCGACCAGCTCGCGGCCGTCGCCTCCGGACTCACTTCACTCACGGCCGGTGCCTCCCGGATCTTCGAGGGTGGCACCGTCGCCCAGACGGTCGTCGAGATGGAACGCGGCTTCCTTTTCCTGATGTCCGTCTCGGACGGCTCGTCCCTCGCGGTCCTCTCCCACCCGGACTGCGACATCGGCCTTGTCGGATACGAGATGGCTCTGCTCGTCGACCGTGCGGGTGCGGTGCTCACGCCGGATCTGCGGGCCGAGCTCCAGGGCAGCCTGCTCCATTAG
- a CDS encoding DUF742 domain-containing protein, whose translation MTPPTASHDPYAQPYEDEGDQPLVRPYAMTGGRTRPRYQLAIEALISTTADPAQLMGLLPEHQRICHLCREVKSVAEVSALLSMPLGVARILVADLAEAGLVAIHQPGGDESNGGAPDVTLLERVLSGLRKL comes from the coding sequence ATGACCCCGCCCACCGCCTCTCATGATCCGTACGCACAGCCGTACGAGGATGAGGGCGACCAGCCGCTGGTACGTCCGTACGCGATGACCGGCGGCCGGACCCGGCCGCGCTACCAGCTCGCCATAGAGGCACTGATCAGCACCACGGCCGACCCGGCGCAGCTGATGGGGCTCCTCCCGGAGCACCAGCGGATCTGCCACCTCTGCCGTGAGGTGAAGTCGGTGGCCGAGGTGTCGGCCCTGCTGTCCATGCCCCTGGGCGTGGCACGGATTCTCGTCGCGGACCTCGCGGAGGCCGGACTCGTCGCGATCCACCAGCCCGGTGGCGACGAGAGCAATGGCGGCGCCCCGGACGTGACACTGCTCGAAAGGGTGCTCAGTGGACTTCGCAAGCTCTGA
- a CDS encoding GTP-binding protein has protein sequence MDFASSDGGRATTSAKIVVAGGFGVGKTTFVGAVSEINPLRTEAVMTSASAGIDDLTHTGDKTTTTVAMDFGRITLDQDLILYLFGTPGQDRFWFMWDDLVRGAIGAVVLVDTRRLADCFPAVDYFENSGLPFVIALNGFDGHQPYTPDEVREALQIGPDAPIITTDARHRADAKSALITLVEHALMARLR, from the coding sequence GTGGACTTCGCAAGCTCTGACGGAGGTCGGGCGACCACCTCCGCGAAGATCGTGGTGGCGGGTGGCTTCGGCGTCGGCAAGACCACGTTCGTGGGTGCCGTCTCCGAGATCAACCCGCTGCGCACCGAGGCCGTCATGACGTCCGCCTCGGCGGGCATCGACGACCTCACCCACACCGGGGACAAGACGACGACCACCGTCGCCATGGACTTCGGCCGTATCACCCTGGACCAGGACCTGATCCTGTACCTGTTCGGTACGCCCGGCCAGGACCGTTTCTGGTTCATGTGGGACGACCTCGTACGCGGCGCGATCGGCGCCGTCGTGCTCGTGGACACCCGTCGTCTCGCCGACTGCTTCCCCGCGGTCGACTACTTCGAGAACAGCGGCCTGCCGTTCGTCATAGCCCTGAACGGCTTCGACGGGCACCAGCCGTACACGCCCGACGAGGTCCGGGAGGCCCTGCAGATCGGGCCGGACGCGCCGATCATCACGACGGACGCCCGTCATCGCGCGGACGCCAAGAGCGCGTTGATCACCCTGGTCGAGCACGCTCTGATGGCTCGTCTCCGCTAG
- a CDS encoding sensor histidine kinase, with protein sequence MRRSKNGPEPSARGNFTPPPRGAAPAHVSGSEPAAPPAKSGGRLSPRNWRVPTRLNAILLIPVIVGLVMGGFQVKSSIDTWQEAQDAEKVAKIVDAAGQYAEALLNERDISAQPLLEGDRNNATVKQARALTDQKADAFHDEVVGMPAGQGLERRLKLVEDAEPTLGQLRKAAYTTAMDPTKTEEGYVTVEHLLAEFSNELGLGTGNITSYGRTVYAVTLAKGAESLQRSIGMHLLVKPSSNEKVFRQQVTAFTSYAYLENIAVQEYVSGGTEADAARLKQVMAEKTAQGAKLAAEAKNKTEAAGGTYKAPPSMTGMIQAIGSGASPTDLAQQGITPETWMAASTLKFDGYGEVEEELINRAVDEAGDIATDAQRDAFVNGAIVIVALLAAFIIAGLMARQMSRSMRQLRNAAFGVAEQRLPMLVDQLSRTDPGRVDTRVTPIPITTTDEIGEVARAFDQVHREAVRLAAEQALLRGNINAIFTNLSRRNQSLIEGQLTLITDLENNEADPDQLENLFRLDHLATRMRRNGENLLVLAGEEPGRRWDQPVPLVDVLRAASSEVEQYERVELSGVPEAEIHGRAVTDLVHLLAELLENATTFSSPQTKVRVTATRLPDGRIMVEIHDKGIGLTAEDFADINHKLANPPTVDAAISQRMGLFVVGRLSDRHGIRVQLRPSGEQAGTTSLVMLPDIITHGGGGETAPQRDEFTVSQIIPEQQPFGGEEFQSGGQPMRTAAELGFDDSRYTEVPDDIRELDPVGRSLMREERRAALEAQTHGELEGGSPSFNGEFDPQQGYDNGQQAFDNGAAAYDTGAAAYSEAPAYDQQTPYEEPQQASYDETYFPAGGGYPEPSYPEPVQEEPQPAHAPARDTFSAFEEQSYQDDWPQQDSYQNGYRSEYAPEAEAVQAADVAEQDRVGFERPGTASPAAHALTDAGLPRRGSTDAGLPRRGSTASAGGQQSVGQESPAPFGGGNDSNSSGGNGSGKGDWRSNNDQMWQRAEQLKKPKAGGVTSSGLPRRVPKANLVEGTAESTPQGGPSVSRAPEDVRGRLSNLRRGVQRGRNAGSETNGQGFGPDSTYNQER encoded by the coding sequence GTGAGGCGTAGCAAGAACGGTCCCGAGCCGTCGGCACGGGGCAACTTCACCCCGCCGCCGCGCGGAGCGGCACCCGCACATGTGTCCGGCTCGGAGCCGGCGGCCCCACCCGCGAAGAGCGGCGGCCGTCTGTCCCCGCGCAACTGGCGTGTGCCGACCAGGCTGAACGCCATTCTCCTCATACCCGTGATCGTCGGGCTCGTCATGGGCGGCTTCCAGGTGAAGAGCTCCATCGACACCTGGCAGGAGGCTCAGGACGCGGAGAAGGTCGCCAAGATCGTCGACGCGGCCGGGCAGTACGCCGAGGCGCTCCTCAACGAGCGCGACATCTCCGCGCAACCGCTGCTGGAGGGCGACCGGAACAACGCCACGGTCAAGCAGGCCCGTGCTCTCACGGACCAGAAGGCCGACGCGTTCCACGACGAGGTCGTCGGGATGCCGGCCGGTCAGGGCCTCGAGCGCCGGCTGAAGCTGGTGGAGGACGCCGAGCCCACGCTGGGCCAGCTGCGCAAGGCCGCGTACACCACCGCGATGGACCCGACGAAGACCGAAGAGGGCTACGTCACCGTCGAGCACCTCTTGGCGGAGTTCTCGAACGAGCTGGGCCTCGGTACCGGCAACATCACGAGCTACGGCCGCACCGTGTACGCCGTCACGCTGGCCAAGGGCGCCGAGTCCCTGCAGCGCTCGATCGGCATGCACCTCCTGGTGAAGCCCAGCTCGAACGAGAAGGTCTTCAGGCAGCAGGTCACCGCGTTCACGTCGTACGCGTACCTGGAGAACATAGCCGTCCAGGAGTACGTCTCCGGTGGCACGGAGGCGGACGCCGCGCGCCTCAAGCAGGTGATGGCGGAGAAGACCGCCCAGGGCGCGAAGCTGGCCGCCGAAGCGAAGAACAAGACCGAGGCGGCCGGCGGGACCTACAAGGCCCCGCCCTCCATGACCGGCATGATCCAGGCCATCGGCAGCGGTGCCTCACCCACCGACCTGGCCCAGCAGGGCATCACGCCCGAGACCTGGATGGCGGCCTCCACCCTCAAGTTCGACGGCTACGGCGAGGTCGAGGAAGAGCTCATCAACCGGGCGGTCGACGAAGCGGGCGACATCGCCACCGACGCCCAGCGCGACGCGTTCGTGAACGGCGCCATCGTCATCGTCGCCCTGCTCGCCGCCTTCATCATCGCCGGCCTCATGGCCCGCCAGATGAGCCGCTCGATGCGCCAGCTGCGCAACGCGGCCTTCGGTGTCGCCGAGCAGCGCCTGCCGATGCTGGTCGACCAGCTCTCGCGCACCGACCCGGGCCGGGTCGACACCCGGGTCACCCCCATCCCGATCACCACCACGGACGAGATCGGCGAAGTCGCCCGCGCCTTCGACCAGGTCCACCGCGAGGCCGTACGACTGGCCGCCGAGCAGGCCCTGCTCCGTGGAAACATCAACGCGATCTTCACCAACCTGTCGCGCCGCAACCAGTCCCTGATCGAGGGCCAGCTGACCCTCATCACCGACCTGGAGAACAACGAGGCCGACCCGGACCAGCTGGAGAACCTCTTCCGCCTGGACCACCTCGCGACCCGTATGCGCCGCAACGGCGAGAACCTCCTGGTCCTCGCCGGCGAGGAGCCGGGCCGCCGCTGGGACCAGCCGGTCCCGCTGGTCGACGTGCTGCGCGCCGCCTCCTCCGAGGTGGAGCAGTACGAGCGCGTCGAGCTGTCGGGCGTACCGGAGGCCGAGATCCACGGCCGCGCGGTCACCGACCTCGTGCACCTGCTCGCCGAGCTCCTGGAGAACGCGACGACGTTCTCCTCGCCGCAGACCAAGGTCCGCGTCACCGCGACCCGTCTCCCGGACGGCCGCATCATGGTCGAGATCCACGACAAGGGCATCGGTCTCACCGCCGAGGACTTCGCGGACATCAACCACAAGCTGGCCAACCCGCCGACCGTCGACGCCGCGATCTCGCAGCGCATGGGTCTGTTCGTGGTCGGCCGGCTGTCCGACCGGCACGGCATCCGCGTCCAGCTGCGCCCCTCGGGCGAGCAGGCCGGTACGACCTCGCTCGTCATGCTGCCCGACATCATCACGCACGGTGGTGGCGGCGAGACGGCACCGCAGCGCGACGAGTTCACCGTCTCGCAGATCATCCCGGAGCAGCAGCCCTTCGGCGGCGAGGAGTTCCAGAGCGGCGGCCAGCCGATGCGTACGGCCGCGGAGCTGGGCTTCGACGACAGCCGCTACACCGAGGTCCCGGACGACATACGCGAGCTGGACCCCGTGGGCCGTTCGCTGATGCGTGAGGAGCGCAGGGCGGCCCTGGAGGCCCAGACGCACGGCGAGCTGGAGGGCGGATCCCCGTCGTTCAACGGCGAGTTCGACCCGCAGCAGGGCTACGACAACGGTCAGCAGGCCTTCGACAACGGCGCGGCGGCCTACGACACCGGAGCGGCCGCGTACAGCGAGGCGCCCGCGTACGACCAGCAGACGCCGTACGAGGAGCCGCAGCAGGCGTCGTACGACGAGACGTACTTCCCGGCAGGCGGCGGATACCCGGAACCCTCCTATCCGGAGCCGGTCCAGGAGGAGCCCCAGCCGGCCCACGCTCCGGCGCGGGACACCTTCTCGGCCTTCGAAGAGCAGTCCTACCAGGACGACTGGCCGCAGCAGGACTCGTACCAGAACGGCTACCGGTCCGAGTACGCTCCCGAAGCGGAAGCCGTACAGGCCGCTGACGTGGCCGAGCAGGACCGCGTAGGCTTCGAGCGTCCGGGAACGGCCTCTCCCGCCGCCCACGCGCTGACCGACGCCGGGCTTCCGCGCCGCGGATCCACCGACGCCGGGCTCCCCCGCCGCGGCTCCACCGCGAGCGCGGGCGGCCAGCAGTCCGTGGGCCAGGAATCGCCGGCTCCCTTCGGCGGCGGCAACGACAGCAACTCAAGCGGCGGCAACGGCTCCGGCAAGGGCGACTGGCGGTCGAACAACGACCAGATGTGGCAGCGCGCCGAGCAGCTGAAGAAGCCCAAGGCGGGCGGGGTCACCTCCTCCGGCCTGCCGAGGCGTGTGCCCAAGGCCAATCTGGTCGAGGGCACCGCGGAATCGACCCCACAGGGCGGCCCCTCGGTCTCCCGCGCTCCCGAGGACGTACGGGGCAGGCTGAGCAACCTGCGCCGTGGGGTCCAGAGGGGGCGTAACGCAGGAAGCGAAACGAACGGCCAGGGCTTCGGTCCTGACAGCACCTACAACCAGGAGCGTTAG
- a CDS encoding roadblock/LC7 domain-containing protein — MSQAAQNLNWLITNFVDNTPGVSHTVVVSADGLLLAMSDGFPRDRADQLAAVASGLTSLTAGASRIFEGGSVNQTVVEMERGFLFLMSISDGSSLAVLAHPEADIGLVGYEMALLVDRAGTVLTPDLRAELQGSLLN; from the coding sequence ATGAGCCAGGCGGCACAGAACCTGAACTGGTTGATCACCAACTTCGTGGACAACACCCCCGGGGTGTCCCACACGGTGGTGGTCTCCGCCGACGGACTCCTTCTGGCGATGTCCGACGGGTTCCCGCGTGACCGTGCCGACCAGCTGGCGGCCGTCGCGTCGGGTCTCACCTCGCTGACCGCGGGCGCGTCCCGCATCTTCGAGGGCGGGAGCGTGAATCAGACGGTTGTGGAGATGGAGCGGGGATTTCTCTTCCTCATGTCCATTTCCGATGGATCGTCGCTCGCAGTACTCGCACATCCGGAAGCGGACATCGGTCTCGTCGGGTACGAGATGGCCCTTCTGGTGGACCGTGCCGGTACGGTTCTGACGCCAGATCTGCGTGCAGAGCTCCAGGGGAGCCTTCTCAACTAG
- a CDS encoding DUF742 domain-containing protein, producing MATPPGGSSSGNWSYGPGQGQGGNDSPNRYNFPSAPSPRRQQPYAPQGPGPSPYDQPPAPRIQPVQPQRRSPEPSPAGGASNPLVRPYAMTGGRTRPRYQLAIEALVHTTAQPHQMQGQLPEHQRICNLCREIKSVAEISALLTIPLGVARILVADLAEAGLVAIHQPGGDENAGGQPDVTLLERVLSGLRKL from the coding sequence GTGGCAACACCCCCAGGCGGTTCGTCTTCGGGCAACTGGTCCTATGGCCCTGGCCAGGGTCAGGGCGGCAACGACTCGCCGAACCGGTACAACTTCCCCTCCGCACCGTCCCCGCGGCGCCAGCAGCCCTACGCACCCCAGGGCCCGGGCCCCTCTCCGTACGACCAGCCGCCTGCGCCGCGCATCCAGCCCGTGCAGCCGCAGCGCCGCTCCCCCGAACCGTCGCCCGCGGGGGGCGCCAGCAACCCGCTGGTCCGCCCCTACGCCATGACGGGCGGCCGCACCAGGCCCCGGTATCAGCTCGCCATCGAGGCACTGGTGCACACCACCGCGCAGCCGCACCAGATGCAGGGCCAGCTGCCCGAGCATCAGCGGATCTGCAACCTCTGCCGGGAGATCAAGTCGGTGGCCGAAATCTCGGCCCTCCTGACGATCCCTCTCGGCGTGGCCAGGATCCTCGTCGCCGACTTGGCGGAGGCGGGCCTGGTCGCCATCCATCAGCCCGGCGGCGACGAGAACGCCGGCGGTCAGCCAGACGTGACTTTGCTCGAAAGGGTGCTCAGTGGACTTCGCAAGCTCTAG
- a CDS encoding GTP-binding protein, translating into MDFASSSGGPSRSTTSAKIVVAGGFGVGKTTFVGAVSEINPLRTEAVMTSASAGIDDLTHTGDKTTTTVAMDFGRITLDQDLILYLFGTPGQDRFWFMWDDLVRGAIGAIVLVDTRRLADCFPAVDYFENSGLPFVIALNGFDGNQPYNPDEVREALQIGPDTPIITTDARHRADAKSALITLVEHALMARLR; encoded by the coding sequence GTGGACTTCGCAAGCTCTAGCGGAGGGCCTTCCCGCTCCACCACGTCCGCGAAGATCGTGGTGGCGGGCGGCTTCGGCGTGGGCAAGACCACGTTCGTCGGGGCCGTCTCGGAGATCAACCCGCTGCGTACCGAGGCCGTCATGACGTCCGCCTCGGCGGGCATCGACGACCTCACCCACACGGGGGACAAGACCACCACCACGGTGGCGATGGACTTCGGTCGTATCACCCTGGACCAGGACCTGATCCTGTACCTGTTCGGTACGCCCGGCCAGGACCGTTTCTGGTTCATGTGGGACGACCTGGTACGCGGCGCGATCGGCGCGATCGTGCTGGTCGACACCCGCCGTCTCGCCGACTGCTTCCCCGCGGTCGACTACTTCGAGAACAGCGGGCTGCCGTTCGTCATCGCGCTGAACGGCTTCGACGGCAACCAGCCGTACAACCCGGACGAGGTCCGGGAGGCGCTCCAGATCGGGCCCGACACGCCGATCATCACCACGGACGCCCGCCACCGCGCGGACGCCAAGTCGGCGCTCATCACGCTGGTGGAGCACGCCTTGATGGCCCGCCTGCGGTAG
- a CDS encoding acyl-CoA carboxylase subunit epsilon, with translation MDIPDIRVEKGHAEPEEVAAITAILLARAASAPAAAPTHRGRAKAGWRRLEREPGFRAPHSWH, from the coding sequence ATGGACATCCCTGATATTCGCGTCGAGAAGGGCCACGCCGAGCCCGAGGAAGTCGCCGCCATCACGGCCATCCTCCTGGCCCGCGCCGCCTCCGCCCCGGCCGCGGCCCCGACCCACCGAGGCCGCGCGAAGGCCGGCTGGCGCCGACTGGAGCGCGAGCCGGGGTTCCGCGCCCCGCACAGCTGGCACTGA
- a CDS encoding acyl-CoA carboxylase subunit beta, with protein MTVLDETGSSAGEPTDARGRVAELHAIRAEALRGPSDKATAAQHAKGKLTSRERIELLLDAGSFNEVEQLRRHRATGFGLEAKKPYTDGVITGWGTVEGRTVFVYAHDFRIFGGALGEAHATKIHKIMDMAIAAGAPLVSLNDGAGARIQEGVSALAGYGGIFQRNTRASGVIPQISVMLGPCAGGAAYSPALTDFVFMVRETSQMFITGPDVVKAVTGEEITQNGLGGADVHAETSGVAHFAYDDEETCIHEVRYLLSMLPQNNRENPPHADSEDPAERRSDVLLDLVPADGNRPYDMTKVIEELVDDGDYLEVHERWARNIICALARLDGQVVGIVANQPQSLAGVLDIEASEKAARFVQMCDAFNIPIITLLDVPGFLPGVDQEHGGIIRHGAKLLYAYCNATVPRISLILRKAYGGAYIVMDSQSIGADLTYAWPTNEIAVMGAEGAANVIFRRQIADAEDPEAMRVRMVKEYKAELMHPYYAAERGLVDDVIDPAETREVLIRSLAMLRTKHADLPSRKHGNPPQ; from the coding sequence ATGACCGTTTTGGACGAGACCGGATCCTCGGCAGGCGAACCCACCGACGCCCGCGGGCGCGTGGCCGAACTGCACGCGATCCGTGCGGAGGCTCTTCGCGGACCCAGTGACAAGGCGACCGCGGCGCAGCACGCCAAGGGCAAGCTGACCTCCCGGGAGCGGATCGAGCTTCTGCTGGACGCCGGCTCGTTCAACGAGGTCGAGCAGCTGCGCCGCCACCGGGCGACCGGCTTCGGCCTGGAGGCCAAGAAGCCGTACACGGACGGTGTGATCACCGGCTGGGGCACGGTCGAGGGCCGCACGGTCTTCGTGTACGCGCACGACTTCCGGATCTTCGGCGGCGCGCTGGGCGAGGCCCACGCCACGAAGATCCACAAGATCATGGACATGGCCATCGCGGCCGGTGCCCCGCTGGTCTCGCTGAACGACGGCGCGGGCGCCCGGATCCAGGAGGGCGTCAGCGCGCTCGCCGGTTACGGCGGCATCTTCCAGCGCAACACCCGCGCCTCGGGCGTCATCCCGCAGATCTCCGTGATGCTCGGCCCGTGCGCGGGCGGCGCGGCCTACAGCCCGGCCCTGACGGACTTCGTCTTCATGGTCCGCGAGACCTCGCAGATGTTCATCACCGGCCCTGACGTCGTCAAGGCGGTCACCGGCGAGGAGATCACCCAGAACGGCCTGGGCGGCGCCGACGTGCACGCCGAGACCTCGGGCGTCGCGCACTTCGCGTACGACGACGAGGAGACCTGCATCCACGAGGTGCGCTACCTCCTGTCGATGCTCCCGCAGAACAACCGCGAGAACCCGCCCCACGCCGACTCCGAGGACCCCGCCGAGCGGCGCTCGGACGTGCTCCTCGACCTGGTCCCGGCGGACGGCAACCGTCCGTACGACATGACCAAGGTCATCGAGGAGCTCGTCGACGACGGCGACTACCTGGAGGTCCACGAGCGCTGGGCCCGCAACATCATCTGCGCTCTCGCCCGCCTCGACGGCCAGGTGGTGGGCATCGTCGCCAACCAGCCGCAGAGCCTGGCCGGGGTGCTGGACATCGAGGCGTCGGAGAAAGCTGCGCGTTTTGTCCAGATGTGCGACGCTTTTAACATCCCGATTATCACGCTGCTGGATGTCCCCGGGTTCCTCCCGGGCGTCGACCAGGAGCACGGCGGCATCATCCGCCACGGCGCGAAGCTCCTCTACGCCTACTGCAACGCGACCGTGCCGCGGATCTCACTGATCCTCAGGAAGGCCTACGGCGGCGCGTACATCGTCATGGACAGCCAGTCCATCGGTGCCGACCTCACCTACGCGTGGCCCACCAACGAGATCGCCGTGATGGGCGCCGAGGGCGCCGCCAACGTCATCTTCCGTCGGCAGATCGCCGACGCCGAGGACCCCGAGGCGATGCGTGTACGCATGGTCAAGGAGTACAAGGCCGAGCTGATGCACCCCTACTACGCGGCCGAACGCGGTCTGGTCGACGACGTCATCGACCCCGCCGAGACCCGCGAGGTACTCATCCGCTCCCTCGCGATGCTGCGCACGAAGCACGCCGACCTGCCCTCCCGCAAGCACGGAAACCCGCCGCAGTAG
- a CDS encoding polysaccharide lyase 8 family protein has protein sequence MTPTRRTFLLAAALTASPALMPTTSAHAARDEDEYDTLRLRWLEIALGAGYDPTAEPYAARLAETGELARGFRQTMAPTATSLWPGYPYDPPTGITQSYSRLWTMTQAYVQEGTGSTGDAGLRTDILRGLDHLSATVYNPSTTRYGNWWEWQIGSPRLLMDIVAALHGELTADRVAAACAAVDHFIPDSMLRDYSGTSTGANRVDLCRSVALRGILGRAPEKTALARDALSPVFPYVTKGDGLYADGSFVQHTWVAYSGTYGQVLLDGLGRLFALLAGSTWAVTDSNRQIVLDSVEGSYAPLIHDGLMMDSVNGRAISRGYLKSDDRHIMRSDHFHGQGLIAAIALLAQGASAAERERWHASVKGWIERDTVTPLLTAPQFGVGDLARLHAVADSAVEAAPEPVGHRLFAAMDRAVHRRPGFTANIAMASDRIAYYECGNGENPRGWHTGAGMLYWWADGIGARSDQYTDWYWPTVDWYRLPGTTVSTKRLADRAGGEWGEPKPAVRWVGGVTDGEFAAVGQHLVGLGSTLEARKSWFCLADTIVCLGAGITATDGVPVETVVDNRNLGEGGTQPLVRGPGWAHLEGHGGWVVLDRSALRTLREDRTGAWSDINTTSTTEARTRRWQTLWLDHGTDPVDASYAYAVLPGASRRTVAARAADPRRLSVLANDSGRQAVSVPSLGLTAANFWRAGRAGPLTASAPASVLVRRRGRTATLSVSEPPRTGEALEIVWDRPVRRVVHAGPGVEVLATGRRLRVRVTPGMACATHECEVTLS, from the coding sequence ATGACCCCCACCCGCCGTACGTTCCTCCTGGCAGCGGCGCTCACGGCGAGCCCGGCGCTCATGCCGACCACGTCCGCCCATGCGGCCCGCGACGAAGACGAGTACGACACCCTGCGTCTTCGCTGGCTGGAGATCGCCCTCGGAGCGGGCTACGACCCGACCGCCGAGCCGTACGCCGCCCGCCTCGCCGAGACCGGCGAACTGGCGCGGGGCTTCCGGCAGACCATGGCCCCGACCGCGACCTCCCTCTGGCCCGGTTACCCCTATGACCCGCCGACAGGCATCACCCAGAGCTACAGCCGGCTGTGGACGATGACGCAGGCGTACGTCCAGGAGGGCACGGGGTCCACCGGCGACGCGGGCCTGCGCACGGACATCCTCCGCGGCCTCGACCACCTCTCCGCCACCGTCTACAACCCCTCCACCACCCGCTACGGCAACTGGTGGGAGTGGCAGATCGGCAGCCCCCGCCTCCTCATGGACATCGTGGCCGCCCTCCACGGCGAACTCACGGCCGACCGGGTCGCCGCCGCCTGCGCGGCCGTCGACCACTTCATCCCCGACTCGATGCTCCGCGACTACTCCGGCACCTCGACCGGCGCCAACCGCGTCGACCTGTGCCGCTCCGTCGCCCTGCGCGGCATCCTCGGCCGCGCCCCCGAGAAGACCGCACTCGCCCGGGACGCGCTCTCACCGGTCTTCCCGTATGTCACGAAGGGGGACGGGCTGTACGCCGACGGGTCGTTCGTCCAGCACACCTGGGTCGCGTACTCGGGAACGTACGGGCAGGTCCTGCTCGACGGACTCGGCCGCCTCTTCGCGCTGCTGGCCGGTTCGACGTGGGCGGTGACCGACTCCAACAGACAGATCGTCCTGGACAGCGTGGAGGGTTCCTACGCGCCCCTGATCCACGACGGGCTGATGATGGACAGCGTCAACGGGCGTGCCATCAGCCGCGGATACCTCAAGAGCGACGACCGCCACATCATGCGCAGCGACCACTTCCACGGGCAGGGGCTGATCGCCGCGATCGCGCTCCTCGCCCAGGGTGCGAGCGCGGCGGAGCGCGAGCGCTGGCACGCGAGCGTCAAGGGATGGATCGAACGGGACACCGTCACACCGCTCCTGACGGCACCCCAGTTCGGCGTCGGCGACCTGGCCCGGCTGCACGCGGTCGCGGACTCGGCGGTCGAGGCCGCGCCCGAACCGGTCGGCCACCGCCTCTTCGCCGCCATGGACCGGGCCGTCCACCGCCGCCCCGGCTTCACCGCGAACATCGCCATGGCCAGCGACCGGATCGCGTACTACGAGTGCGGCAACGGCGAGAACCCGCGCGGCTGGCACACGGGCGCCGGAATGCTCTATTGGTGGGCCGACGGCATCGGAGCTCGGTCCGATCAGTACACCGACTGGTACTGGCCGACCGTCGACTGGTACCGGCTCCCCGGCACGACCGTGTCCACCAAGCGGCTCGCGGACAGGGCGGGCGGGGAGTGGGGCGAGCCCAAGCCCGCCGTGCGCTGGGTCGGCGGCGTCACGGACGGGGAGTTCGCGGCCGTCGGACAGCACCTGGTGGGCCTCGGGTCGACCCTGGAGGCCCGCAAGTCCTGGTTCTGCCTCGCGGACACCATCGTCTGCCTGGGCGCGGGCATCACGGCCACCGACGGCGTCCCGGTCGAGACGGTCGTCGACAACCGCAACCTGGGGGAGGGCGGCACCCAGCCCCTCGTACGGGGCCCGGGGTGGGCTCACCTCGAAGGCCACGGCGGCTGGGTGGTCCTGGACCGGTCCGCCCTGCGCACCCTCCGCGAGGACCGCACCGGCGCCTGGTCCGACATCAACACCACCAGCACCACCGAGGCCCGGACCCGCCGCTGGCAGACCCTCTGGCTCGACCACGGCACCGATCCGGTGGACGCCTCGTACGCGTACGCCGTCCTGCCCGGAGCCTCGCGCCGCACGGTCGCCGCCCGTGCGGCGGACCCCCGCCGGCTGTCGGTCCTCGCCAACGACTCCGGCCGGCAGGCCGTGTCCGTGCCCTCCCTGGGCCTGACCGCCGCCAACTTCTGGCGGGCGGGCCGGGCGGGCCCGCTCACCGCCTCGGCCCCCGCGAGCGTGCTCGTACGCCGCCGCGGCCGCACCGCTACCCTCTCCGTCAGCGAACCGCCGCGCACCGGAGAGGCCCTGGAGATCGTCTGGGACCGTCCCGTACGCCGGGTCGTGCATGCCGGTCCCGGCGTCGAGGTGCTCGCCACCGGACGCCGTCTGAGGGTGCGTGTCACTCCGGGGATGGCATGCGCCACGCATGAATGTGAGGTGACTCTCAGCTGA